The following proteins are co-located in the Trichomycterus rosablanca isolate fTriRos1 chromosome 14, fTriRos1.hap1, whole genome shotgun sequence genome:
- the LOC134327021 gene encoding piggyBac transposable element-derived protein 4-like → MSSKQFTAEEVLSQLMNWDSDVEEEISESEDPSEPEDNAIDDPDRQFSHNEEDSEDESAGVPSSDENQDTQQSSSTEGTWTSKDGKIKLSTSPHQSRGRLSSSNVIKMTPGPTRFAVTRIDDIESAFQLFISPPIEKIILDMTNLEGRRVFQEKWKPLDPTDLHAYIGILVLAGVYRSKGEATASLWNEENGRPIFRATMSLEMFHMISRVIRFDNRDTRAGRRERDKLAAIRDVWDKWVEILPLLYNPGPHVTVDERLVPFRGRCPFRQYMPNKPAKYGIKIWAACDAKSSYAWNLQVYTGKSPGGAPEKNQGMCVVLEMTEGLQGHNITCDNFFTSYRLGDELQERKLTMLGTVRKNKPELPSEILKMQGRPLHSSKFVFTEKTTLVSYCPKRNKNVLVMSTMHKDASLSTREDMKPQMILDYNSTKGGVDNLDKVIATYSCQRKTARWPLVVFYNIVDVSAYNAYVLWIEINQQWNASKLYRRRLFLEELGKALVTPKIQNRARPARSPAAAAVIAKVQGRASDQPTMDPLDIGAKKRKRCQVCPSRDDSKTSTCCVRCKKYICRKHTVTFCPSCGEH, encoded by the coding sequence ATGAGCTCCAAACAATTTACAGCTGAAGAAGTTTTATCGCAGCTTATGAACTGGGATAGTGATGTAGAGGAAGAGATTTCAGAGTCGGAGGATCCTTCAGAGCCAGAGGACAATGCTATTGATGATCCAGATCGTCAATTTTCCCACAATGAGGAAGATTCAGAGGACGAGTCTGCCGGTGTCCCTTCATCAGATGAAAACCAAGACACGCAACAATCGTCATCCACAGAGGGGACATGGACATCTAAAgatggtaaaataaaattgtcaACATCACCACACCAAAGCCGAGGCAGATTGTCATCTTCTAATGTCATCAAAATGACGCCTGGTCCGACAAGATTTGCTGTCACAAGAATTGATGATattgaatcagcatttcagctcTTCATATCCCCACCCATAGAAAAGATAATCCTCGACATGACCAACTTGGAGGGGAGGCGTGTCTTTCAAGAAAAATGGAAGCCACTGGATCCAACTGACTTGCATGCTTACATTGGAATTCTGGTATTAGCTGGAGTATACAGGTCAAAGGGTGAAGCAACTGCAAGTTTATGGAATGAAGAGAATGGAAGGCCAATATTCCGAGCAACAATGTCTTTGGAGATGTTTCACATGATCTCTCGTGTGATCCGATTTGACAATCGTGACACCAGAGCTGGTCGTCGCGAGAGAGACAAACTTGCAGCGATCAGAGATGTTTGGGATAAATGGGTCGAAATCCTGCCTTTATTGTATAATCCTGGCCCCCATGTTACTGTGGATGAGCGCCTCGTACCATTCAGAGGACGCTGTCCTTTCCGACAGTATATGCCAAACAAGCCTGCGAAATATGGCATTAAAATATGGGCAGCCTGTGATGCAAAATCCAGTTATGCATGGAACCTGCAAGTATATACTGGAAAGTCACCTGGAGGAGCACCTGAAAAGAATCAGGGAATGTGTGTGGTATTGGAGATGACTGAAGGGCTGCAAGGTCATAACATCACATGTGACAACTTCTTTACATCCTACCGTCTTGGAGATGAACTTCAGGAAAGAAAGCTGACTATGTTGGGAACAGTCAGAAAAAATAAGCCAGAACTTCCCAGTGAGATTCTGAAGATGCAAGGAAGACCTCTGCATTCCTCAAAATTTGTTTTCACAGAGAAAACAACACTTGTTTCTTACTGCCCAAAGAGAAACAAGAATGTTCTTGTGATGAGCACAATGCACAAAGATGCATCTCTGAGCACGAGAGAGGACATGAAGCCACAAATGATCCTGGATTACAACTCCACCAAAGGAGGAGTTGACAATCTTGACAAAGTCATAGCAACATATAGCTGCCAGCGCAAGACTGCCCGTTGGCCCTTGGTGGTTTTCTACAACATTGTGGACGTGTCTGCTTACAATGCCTATGTGCTGTGGATTGAGATCAACCAGCAGTGGAATGCCAGCAAACTGTACCGACGTCGACTTTTCCTGGAAGAACTAGGCAAAGCACTCGTCACTCCCAAGATCCAGAACCGGGCCAGGCCAGCTCGATCCCCAGCAGCTGCAGCTGTCATCGCAAAAGTCCAGGGCAGGGCATCTGACCAACCAACAATGGATCCTTTGGATATAGGTGCAAAGAAACGCAAAAGATGTCAAGTCTGTCCCTCCCGAGATGACAGTAAAACAAGTACCTGCTGTGTGAGGTGTAAGAAATACATCTGCAGAAAGCACACAGTCACATTCTGTCCATCATGTGGGGAACACTGA